A genomic window from Fusarium falciforme chromosome 2, complete sequence includes:
- a CDS encoding Ribose-phosphate diphosphokinase: MLDQMANEIKLISGSSHPDLSAKVASRLGIEIANTMSLNYSNQETSVSIGESVRDEDVFILQSTAPGDVNNGLMELLIMIHACRTASARRITAVVVNFPYARQDKKDKSRAPISAKLIANMLQVSGCNHVITMDLHASQIQGFFNVPVDNLYAEPSVLRWISQNLDVENCVIVSPDAGGAKRATSIADRLNTGFALIHKERPRPNVVGRMVLVGDVQDKVAILVDDMADTCGTLAKAAETVNQHGAREVYAIVTHGILSGNAIETINKSCLSGLVVTNTVPLGDKIERCPKLKVIDVSGTLAEAIRRTHNGESVSYLFNNVPV, from the exons ATGTTGGACCAAATGGCAAACGAAATCAAGCTCATCTCGGGCAGCTCCCACCCGGATCTCAGTGCCAAGGTCGCCAGTCG ACTCGGCATTGAGATCGCCAACACCATGAGCCTCAACTACTCCAACCAGGAGACCAGTGTTTCCATCGGCGAGTCTGTCCGTGACGAGGACGTCTTCATTCTCCAGTCCACCGCCCCCGGAGACGTCAACAATGGCTTGATGGAGCTCCTCATCATGATTCACGCCTGTCGCACAGCTTCGGCCCGGCGGATCACCGCCGTTGTTGTCAACTTTCCCTATGCTCggcaggacaagaaggacaagtctCGTGCTCCCATCAGCGCAAAGCTCATCGCAAATATGCTCCAGGTCTCAGGATGC AATCATGTGATCACTATGGATCTTCACGCCTCTCAGATCCAGGGCTTCTTCAACGTCCCTGTGGACAACCTCTACGCAGAGCCCTCAGTCCTTCGATGGATCAGCCAGAACCTTGACGTTGAGAACTGCGTCATCGTTTCGCCTGATGCTGGTGGTGCCAAGCGCGCCACCTCCATTGCTGACCGTCTGAACACCGGTTTCGCTCTCATCCACAAGGAGCGCCCTCGCCCCAACGTTGTTGGACGCATGGTGCTCGTGGGTGACGTTCAGGACAAGGTTGCCATTCTCGTCGATGACATGGCTGACACCTGTGGAACT CttgccaaggctgccgagaCGGTGAACCAGCATGGCGCCCGTGAGGTTTATGCTATTGTTACCCATGGTATCCTTAGTGGTAATGCCATTGAGACCATCAACAAGTCATGCCTCTCTGGCCTTGTTGTGACCAACA CCGTCCCTC TTGGCGATAAGATCGAGCGCTGCCCTAAGCTCAAGGTCATTGACGTTTCCGGCACCCTAGCTGAG GCCATCCGGAGAACTCACAACGGCGAATCTGTGTCGTACCTGTTCAACAACGTTCCCGTTTAA
- a CDS encoding Flavoprotein domain-containing protein, producing the protein MPRQSPPPPSHLTACPPRPAHGPNHVGSGSSSSMAHHSFSPRLLSPRLSPAPPSSLHDMARNRKLRLLVAATGPRDTSWAQALVVRLSKNPQIEARAIVDDVVPRLTQTIIVMQNRSLALGMGDRADDVEFYRQQAFELVEWADLMVCVPLDADSIAKMLAGVTDTFLGEVLRGWDTQKNIVLVPGMSTHMWSNPMTKKHLNKIHRKWNWIRVVAPILWHYEGTPNPKRVPNWNGFNEVLGIIKNQADLLGLGRDVEIATGMAMVADVDVKVQSKLPPEIWTIILDYAGDWELAKALGMYTNLPMPPTWTSRPKDPADPLKVYEHELEWTVLTCNSAAICKKISQSPPEFHDISALVIKLVIKFGLIDVLAYMEANRPDLFKAFDGTTLPTKASAYYPRTDVLDYWKQSRWFRERHIYDAEAVDGASKNGHVRVLDWWWRRSGLSMRYTESALEQASGSGHLLVLEWWRDAAAQDDKVVLRPGRSLLWATQYGQADVLRWWDASGIPAAHGDSVAKMASRWGQVDVLETWRRLKGDDKLVYDAEVLVPPTIYQHLAVLEWWRKFAHGELQGMEGRKQQVEFRTCNIEEALEDSIGDQSPVRRWWTQNGLNLGLRDEEWLKTRYL; encoded by the coding sequence ATGCCCCGTCaaagtcctcctcctccgagtcACCTCACCGCTTGCCCGCCTCGCCCTGCGCATGGTCCAAACCATGTGGGATCAGGGTCATCATCCAGCATGGCACATCATTCCTTTTCGCCGCGACTGCTCTCGCCACGGCTGAGTCCCGCGCCCCCCTCGTCCCTCCACGATATGGCTCGCAACCGCAAGCTCCGCCTGCTTGTCGCCGCGACTGGACCCCGCGATACGTCCTGGGCGCAGGCGCTCGTCGTGCGACTCTCCAAGAACCCTCAGATCGAAGCCCGCGCCATTGTCGACGATGTGGTGCCGCGGCTGACCCAAACAATCATCGTCATGCAGAACCGGAGTTTAGCGCTGGGAATGGGCGACCGGGCGGATGACGTCGAATTTTACCGACAACAAGCGTTTGAACTTGTGGAATGGGCAGATCTGATGGTCTGCGTGCCGTTAGATGCAGACAGTATCGCCAAGATGCTGGCAGGCGTTACAGATACGTTCCTCGGCGAAGTGCTTCGAGGATGGGATACGCAAAAGAATATCGTATTGGTGCCCGGCATGAGCACCCACATGTGGTCGAACCCGATGACCAAGAAGCATCTTAACAAGATACATCGGAAATGGAACTGGATACGTGTGGTAGCCCCAATATTGTGGCATTACGAAGGAACACCGAATCCGAAGCGAGTGCCGAACTGGAACGGCTTCAACGAGGTGCTAGGCATTATCAAGAACCAAGCAGACTTGCTAGGACTGGGCCGAGACGTCGAGATTGCGACAGGAATGGCCATGGTGGCTGATGTGGACGTGAAAGTTCAGTCAAAGTTGCCGCCAGAGATATGGACTATTATCCTCGACTACGCAGGAGATTGGGAACTGGCAAAGGCCTTGGGCATGTACACGAACCTTCCGATGCCTCCGACATGGACAAGCCGGCCCAAGGACCCAGCCGACCCCTTGAAGGTCTACGAGCATGAGCTCGAGTGGACCGTCCTAACATGCAACTCGGCAGCGATATGTAAGAAGATATCGCAATCTCCGCCGGAATTCCACGACATCTCGGCGCTGGTTATCAAACTGGTCATCAAGTTTGGGCTTATCGACGTGCTGGCGTATATGGAAGCCAACAGACCGGATCTCTTCAAGGCGTTTGACGGAACGACGCTGCCGACCAAGGCCTCGGCCTACTATCCTCGTACCGATGTGTTGGACTATTGGAAACAGAGCAGATGGTTCAGAGAACGGCATATCTATGACGCAGAAGCCGTGGACGGCGCCTCCAAGAACGGGCATGTTCGTGTGCTAGACTGGTGGTGGCGGCGATCCGGACTGTCGATGCGATATACAGAGTCAGCTCTGGAGCAAGCTAGCGGGAGTGGGCATCTCCTTGTGCTCGAATGGTGGCGCGATGCCGCGGCGCAAGACGACAAGGTCGTTTTACGACCGGGCCGGTCACTCTTATGGGCAACACAATATGGGCAAGCTGATGTGCTACGGTGGTGGGACGCGTCGGGTATCCCCGCGGCGCATGGTGATAGCGTTGCCAAGATGGCTAGCCGCTGGGGACAGGTGGACGTTTTGGAGACGTGGAGACGACTCAAAGGCGACGACAAGCTCGTCTACGACGCCGAAGTGCTGGTGCCGCCTACCATATATCAACACCTAGCGGTGCTTGAATGGTGGCGCAAGTTTGCTCACGGAGAACTCCAAGGGATGGAGGGACGTAAGCAGCAGGTCGAGTTTCGAACTTGCAACATTGAAGAGGCGCTTGAGGACAGCATCGGAGACCAGAGCCCGGTTCGACGATGGTGGACACAGAACGGGCTGAACCTGGGACTACGAGATGAGGAATGGCTTAAGACGCGATATCTCTAG
- a CDS encoding AA-permease domain-containing protein, producing MGISTDPEAKGGEAPNVSDTAPGILLDGNHVDEQYGRTVRGLSPRHVQLMAIGGSIGTGLFVGIGGVLSSAGPLSVLLGYLIWGVCFVWPCNLCVAEMCAYLPIRGSIFELAARFVDPALGFAMGWTYFYAGLMLVCVEYSAVATLMQYWVPDINPAAWVAMAMVVCVLLNVVAVKYYGEAEFIMASLKVLLLFGLLFITLITMCGGNPKKDAYGFRYWGGGKAMKAYHAEGDLGRFCGWWKVILYAGFTIAGPDMISLSSGEIQNPRRTIPRVAKLIFYRLVGFYVFGVLAVGIICSSEDSRLLGAIESSAAGAAASPWVIGIENLGITGLPDLINFLILTSGLSCGNAYLYSSSRTLYGLARDGQAPAILMKCTKAGVPIYCVMTVSVISCITFLVAGESSVTVFFWFVDLTTTGLIATYTMMIIVFVGWYRARKAQGLDDSALHYVAPWNPWAAYLGLFLGTVALIFIGFDKFEPWSTQGFVTSYFCHAYAVILFVFWKVFKKTKFANPETADLVSGKKEIDEECKHWEEGGIEENYRRELAAMPFWKRCWERIW from the exons ATGGGTATTTCAACAgaccccgaggccaagggcGGCGAGGCCCCCAACGTCTCTGACACTGCTCCTGGTATCCTTCTCGATGGAAACCACGTCGACGAGCAATATGGTCGAACCGTCCGTGGTCTCTCTCCCCGTCACGTCCAGCTCATGGCCATCGGTGGCTCCATCGGCACAGGACTTTTCGTCGGTATCGGCGGTGTCCTGTCTTCGGCCGGTCCTCTGTCTGTCCTGCTCGGCTACCTCATCTGGGGTGTCTGCTTCGTCTGGCCTTGCAACCTGTGCGTGGCCGAGATGTGCGCCTATCTTCCTATCCGTGGATCTATCTTTGAACTTGCTGCCCGTTTCGTCGACCCTGCTCTCG GTTTCGCTATGGGATGGACTTACTTCTATGCTGGTCTCATGCTGGTCTGTGTCGAATACAGTGCTGTAGCGACACTTATGCAGTACTGGGTCCCTGATATCAACCCTGCTGCTTGGGTTGCTATGGCCATGGTTGTCTGCGTCCTTCTTAACGTTGTTGCTGTCAA GTACTACGGTGAAGCCGAGTTCATCATGGCCTCGCTCAAGGTCCTCCTCCTGTTCggtctcctcttcatcacccTCATCACCATGTGCGGTGGAAACCCCAAGAAGGACGCTTATGGATTCCGTTACTGGGGCGGTGGCAAGGCCATGAAGGCCTACCACGCCGAGGGCGATCTCGGACGCTTCTGCGGTTGGTGGAAGGTTATCCTCTACGCTGGTTTCACCATTGCCGGCCCCGATATGATCTCCCTCTCGTCTGGTGAGATCCAGAACCCTCGACGAACCATCCCCCGAGTTGCCAAGCTCATCTTCTACCGACTTGTTGGTTTCTACGTCTTTGGTGTCCTGGCTGTCGGTATTATTTGCAGCTCTGAGGATTCTCGTCTGCTCGGTGCCATTGAGAGCAgtgctgctggtgctgctgcctcTCCCTGGGTCATTGGAA TTGAGAACCTTGGCATTACTGGCCTCCCCGATCTCATCAACTTCCTAATCCTCACCTCTGGTCTCTCTTGCGGTAACGCCTACCTGTACTCCTCGTCCCGAACCCTCTACGGTCTTGCCCGCGATGGCCAGGCCCCTGCGATCCTCATGAAGTGCACCAAGGCCGGTGTCCCCATCTACTGCGTCATGACTGTCAGCGTCATCAGCTGCATCACCTTCCTCGTCGCCGGCGAATCCTCCGTTaccgtcttcttctggtTCGTcgacctcaccaccaccggtCTCATCGCCACCTACACCATGATGATCATCGTCTTTGTCGGCTGGTACCGCGCCCGCAAGGCTCAGGGCCTCGACGACTCTGCTCTCCACTACGTTGCCCCCTGGAACCCCTGGGCCGCCTACCTCGGCCTCTTCCTGGGTACCGTtgccctcatcttcatcggctTCGACAAGTTTGAGCCCTGGAGCACGCAGGGTTTCGTCACCAGCTACTTCTGCCACGCCTACGCTGTTATCCTGTTCGTCTTCTGGAAGGTcttcaagaagaccaagtttGCCAACCCCGAGACGGCCGATCTCGTCAGCGGAAAGAAGGAGATCGACGAGGAGTGCAAGCACTGGGAGGAGGGCGGCATCGAGGAGAACTACCGCCGCGAGCTGGCTGCCATGCCCTTCTGGAAGCGTTGCTGGGAGCGTATTTGGTAA